The following are from one region of the Paenibacillus sabinae T27 genome:
- a CDS encoding metal ABC transporter permease, which translates to MDILLSDFFQRALAGGLLIGITAPLMGVFLVLRRLSMIGDTLAHVTIAGVALGFLAGFYPLGAGLIFAVAASFAIEKLRKAYKSYAELSIAVIMSGGVALASLFFTLGKGYNADVISYLFGSIYTLDNADLLVVGIVTVAVITVVTVFFKEFFLLSFEEDAANVSGLPVKMLNMLITILTALVISTAIKIVGSLLVSALLTIPVAISLLWARSFRISVILSVVIAEIAVVIGLVIAGIWNLAPGATIVLLLIALLVLTLIAKKGIRV; encoded by the coding sequence TTGGATATACTACTAAGCGATTTTTTTCAGCGGGCGCTTGCAGGCGGATTGCTGATTGGCATTACGGCGCCGTTAATGGGCGTTTTTCTTGTGCTTAGACGGCTGTCGATGATTGGGGACACACTCGCCCATGTAACGATCGCCGGGGTAGCGCTCGGATTTTTGGCCGGCTTTTATCCGCTGGGGGCGGGATTGATCTTTGCTGTCGCGGCATCTTTTGCGATCGAGAAGCTGCGTAAAGCCTACAAGAGCTATGCGGAGCTGTCGATCGCCGTGATCATGTCGGGCGGTGTCGCGCTGGCTTCTTTATTTTTCACCTTGGGAAAAGGGTACAACGCCGATGTGATCAGCTACCTGTTCGGCAGTATTTATACACTCGACAACGCGGATCTTCTGGTCGTCGGTATCGTAACCGTTGCGGTGATCACCGTTGTGACGGTGTTCTTTAAAGAGTTCTTTCTGCTCAGTTTCGAGGAAGACGCGGCCAACGTCAGTGGACTGCCCGTGAAGATGCTCAATATGCTGATTACGATTCTGACGGCGCTTGTCATTAGTACGGCCATTAAGATCGTCGGCTCACTGCTGGTGTCCGCGCTTCTGACAATTCCGGTGGCCATCAGCCTTCTATGGGCCCGCAGCTTCAGGATATCGGTCATATTGTCCGTTGTCATTGCGGAAATCGCCGTAGTCATCGGGCTGGTCATCGCGGGAATCTGGAATCTGGCGCCGGGAGCGACAATTGTGCTGCTGCTGATTGCTTTGCTCGTGCTGACGCTGATTGCCAAAAAAGGAATCAGGGTATAG
- a CDS encoding cytochrome c biogenesis CcdA family protein produces the protein MSDINAGIALAAGLASFISPCCLPLYPSYLSYITGLSVQQLRSGEQRREARYRTLGHALAFVLGFSAVFYTLGFGAGVFGQFFIGQRELIRKLSAILIIAMGLFLLGIFQPRFLMRERKLELSRRPAGYLGSFIFGIGFSAGWSPCIGPILTAIIALSASEPGTWLKLITAYSIGFALPFFLLAFFVGGARRLLKYSGPLMKIGGALMVFMGILLFTDQMFRITIWLQSITPGWLKF, from the coding sequence ATGTCCGACATTAACGCGGGAATCGCTTTGGCTGCAGGTCTCGCTTCATTCATTTCCCCTTGCTGCCTGCCGCTGTATCCTTCTTATTTATCATACATAACCGGGCTGTCGGTACAGCAGCTGAGATCGGGTGAACAGCGGAGGGAAGCCCGTTATCGGACACTCGGCCATGCGCTAGCTTTTGTTCTCGGATTCTCAGCAGTGTTCTATACGCTTGGCTTCGGAGCCGGAGTATTCGGGCAGTTCTTCATCGGGCAGCGCGAGCTGATCCGGAAGCTGTCCGCCATTCTGATCATTGCAATGGGACTGTTCCTGCTCGGCATCTTTCAGCCCCGTTTCTTGATGCGCGAGCGCAAGCTGGAACTGAGCCGCAGACCCGCAGGGTATCTTGGTTCCTTCATCTTTGGCATCGGCTTCTCGGCAGGCTGGTCTCCCTGCATCGGTCCGATCCTGACAGCAATTATCGCTCTATCGGCGAGTGAGCCGGGAACGTGGCTGAAGCTGATAACAGCCTACAGTATCGGATTCGCGCTTCCTTTTTTTCTGCTGGCATTCTTTGTCGGGGGGGCGCGGCGGCTGCTGAAATATTCAGGTCCCTTAATGAAGATAGGCGGGGCACTGATGGTGTTTATGGGCATCCTGCTGTTCACGGATCAGATGTTCCGGATTACGATCTGGCTTCAAAGCATTACCCCGGGCTGGCTTAAATTTTAG
- a CDS encoding patatin-like phospholipase family protein → MEINAVFEGGGVKGISLAGAVQASEEAGITFGRVAGTSSGSIVASLLAAGYSGGEMSRIIRGTSFRSFLKRSPVFNTKLIGPALRVLLKKGLYSGEALESWISGVLRQKGIISFRDLPPGKLSIIASDITDGRLVVLPDGLEEYGINPEYFEVAKAVRMSCSIPYFFDPVMLRRNGKAAAGKAFADQFVYMVDGGLLSNFPMWLFDEKEKGALGTAKVPVVGYQMVGRTEPQAHRITGPFSMLQALVGTMLSAHDERYIEQEKSVRTVKIPTLGIGTVQFELTPEESNALYDSGYRAGTEFFKKWRPGQPYKQLVVNKKASSHS, encoded by the coding sequence ATGGAGATTAATGCGGTGTTCGAAGGCGGCGGCGTCAAAGGGATTTCGCTTGCGGGAGCGGTTCAGGCGTCGGAGGAGGCAGGCATTACTTTCGGAAGGGTCGCTGGAACCTCCTCGGGCTCCATTGTCGCCTCACTGCTGGCAGCCGGATACAGCGGAGGGGAGATGAGCCGGATTATCCGGGGAACCTCCTTCCGCTCTTTTTTGAAACGGTCGCCCGTCTTCAATACGAAGCTGATCGGCCCGGCCCTGCGGGTCCTGCTGAAAAAAGGGCTGTACTCCGGAGAAGCGCTGGAATCCTGGATAAGCGGGGTTTTGCGGCAAAAAGGGATTATCTCCTTCCGGGATCTTCCTCCCGGCAAGCTGTCGATTATCGCTTCAGACATTACGGACGGGCGCCTTGTGGTCCTGCCTGACGGGCTCGAAGAATATGGAATCAACCCCGAATATTTCGAGGTGGCCAAGGCGGTGCGCATGAGCTGCAGCATTCCATACTTTTTCGACCCTGTGATGCTGCGCAGAAACGGTAAAGCGGCGGCGGGCAAAGCTTTTGCCGATCAGTTCGTCTACATGGTGGATGGGGGGCTATTGAGCAACTTCCCGATGTGGCTGTTTGATGAAAAAGAGAAGGGAGCGCTGGGAACGGCAAAGGTACCGGTTGTCGGCTACCAGATGGTCGGACGTACTGAGCCGCAGGCTCACCGGATTACCGGACCGTTCAGCATGCTTCAGGCGCTTGTCGGCACGATGCTGTCGGCGCATGACGAGCGTTATATCGAGCAGGAAAAATCCGTCCGCACCGTCAAAATTCCCACGTTAGGCATTGGTACAGTCCAATTCGAGCTAACTCCTGAAGAAAGCAATGCGCTGTACGATTCCGGTTACCGGGCGGGGACGGAGTTTTTCAAGAAATGGCGTCCGGGGCAGCCGTATAAGCAGCTCGTTGTGAATAAAAAGGCGTCCTCGCACTCCTGA
- a CDS encoding DUF1385 domain-containing protein, producing the protein MFGGKHVNVTAVRRKNQEITFLEVPRSEKSWVKKLRKIPLLRGLVSIIDASAKGSKHLNYSAEAYAEDETEPEKLAKQKGKEEGWSLGMILGVAVMGILSFVFGKVIFTLVPVFVEDILFRNAFDNYILHNLIEGAIKLVLLLVYLWAISQTPVIKRLFQYHGAEHKVISAFEAGDELTVENVQKHSRLHYRCGSSFMMLTIVLGVIIYSIVPWHTLVERIVQRLILLPLVIGVSFEVLKGTNAVRELPVLRFLGYPGLWLQLLTTKEPNNEQVEVSIASFNRMRELDAAIEANGYQQSNVTGGILDPAKG; encoded by the coding sequence ATGTTCGGCGGCAAGCATGTCAATGTGACAGCCGTACGACGGAAGAATCAAGAGATTACTTTTTTGGAGGTGCCGAGAAGCGAGAAGAGCTGGGTGAAGAAGCTGCGCAAGATCCCGCTGCTCCGGGGCCTTGTCAGTATTATAGATGCCAGCGCCAAGGGCTCCAAGCATTTGAATTATTCCGCCGAGGCTTATGCGGAAGACGAAACTGAGCCCGAGAAACTCGCCAAGCAGAAGGGGAAAGAAGAAGGCTGGAGCCTGGGCATGATTCTGGGCGTAGCAGTTATGGGTATTTTATCCTTCGTTTTCGGGAAGGTTATTTTCACCCTCGTTCCTGTATTTGTTGAAGATATTTTGTTCCGCAATGCATTTGACAATTATATTCTGCACAACCTTATTGAAGGAGCCATCAAGCTCGTACTGCTGCTGGTCTACCTCTGGGCCATTTCCCAGACTCCTGTGATCAAGAGACTGTTTCAGTATCACGGCGCGGAGCACAAGGTTATCAGCGCATTCGAAGCCGGCGACGAATTGACGGTCGAGAACGTACAGAAGCACAGCCGGCTGCATTACCGCTGCGGCAGCAGCTTTATGATGCTAACGATTGTGCTGGGCGTCATTATTTACTCCATTGTGCCTTGGCATACTCTGGTGGAACGAATCGTGCAGCGGCTGATCCTGCTTCCGCTTGTTATCGGCGTATCCTTTGAAGTGCTGAAGGGCACCAATGCCGTACGCGAACTTCCGGTGCTGCGCTTTCTGGGTTATCCCGGACTCTGGCTGCAGCTGCTCACAACAAAGGAACCAAATAACGAACAAGTGGAAGTGTCGATCGCATCCTTCAACCGCATGCGCGAACTGGATGCGGCCATCGAAGCAAATGGATATCAGCAATCTAATGTAACCGGAGGCATATTGGACCCTGCGAAAGGATGA
- the mntR gene encoding transcriptional regulator MntR: MPTPSMEDYLERIYKLIDEKGYARVSDIAEGLEVHPSSVTKMIQKLDKDEYLIYEKYRGLVLTTKGKKVGKRLVDRHKLLEEFLAMIGVQEQNIYRDVEGIEHHLSWDSITCIESLVEFFRRDPSRIQALNEIHQELYSES, translated from the coding sequence ATGCCAACACCCAGCATGGAGGATTATTTGGAGCGCATATACAAGTTGATTGATGAAAAGGGATATGCGCGGGTTTCGGATATTGCCGAAGGGCTGGAGGTGCATCCTTCTTCCGTCACCAAAATGATCCAAAAACTGGATAAGGACGAATATCTCATCTATGAGAAGTATCGCGGACTCGTCCTGACCACCAAAGGAAAAAAAGTAGGCAAACGCCTGGTCGACCGGCACAAGCTGCTGGAAGAGTTTCTCGCGATGATCGGCGTACAGGAGCAGAATATTTACAGGGATGTCGAGGGAATTGAGCATCACCTGAGCTGGGATTCCATTACCTGCATCGAATCGCTGGTTGAATTTTTCCGCCGCGATCCCAGCCGAATACAGGCACTGAATGAGATTCACCAGGAGCTTTACAGCGAATCTTAG
- the splB gene encoding spore photoproduct lyase has protein sequence MLTPERPVPGKPGKPTGLFIPELVYFEPAALSYPKGERIMKWVRERDIPYRMTTSHNRITNLPGEGELEQYKIAKRTLVVGVRKTLEFDQSKPSAEYAIPIATGCMGHCHYCYLQTTLGAKPYIRVYVNTGDIIAAAKRYIEARAPEITTFEAACTSDPLGMEHITGSLAELIQFMAEEPLGRLRFVTKYQHVEPLLGLAHNNHTRIRFSVNADYVIRNFEPNTARFEERIEAAAQVARAGYPLGFIIAPIIWYDGWQEGYAELLAKLAQALPPEADKDLTFEMIQHRFTKTAKAIIEKRYPKTKLEMDIEKRKKKWGRWGQNKFVYQDEQQNALREFITERIFEYFPAGRIDYFT, from the coding sequence GTGCTGACGCCCGAACGTCCGGTTCCCGGAAAGCCAGGAAAACCGACGGGGCTGTTTATTCCGGAGCTGGTGTATTTTGAGCCGGCCGCGCTCTCATACCCGAAGGGCGAGCGGATTATGAAGTGGGTTCGCGAACGCGATATTCCTTATCGTATGACGACTTCCCATAACCGGATTACCAATTTGCCCGGAGAAGGTGAACTGGAGCAGTACAAAATCGCCAAACGGACCCTTGTTGTCGGCGTCCGCAAGACCCTGGAGTTCGACCAATCGAAGCCGTCTGCGGAATATGCCATCCCTATCGCCACCGGCTGCATGGGCCACTGCCATTATTGTTATTTGCAAACAACGCTTGGAGCCAAGCCCTATATTCGCGTCTACGTCAACACCGGCGACATTATTGCCGCAGCCAAACGGTATATCGAAGCGCGAGCGCCCGAAATTACAACCTTTGAGGCGGCCTGCACCTCGGACCCGCTTGGGATGGAGCATATCACCGGTTCCCTTGCAGAGCTTATTCAGTTCATGGCAGAAGAGCCTCTCGGCAGGCTGAGGTTTGTGACAAAATATCAGCATGTCGAACCGCTTCTAGGGCTTGCACATAACAATCATACCCGTATCCGGTTCAGCGTCAACGCCGATTATGTGATCCGCAATTTCGAACCGAACACGGCGCGGTTTGAAGAACGGATCGAGGCTGCCGCGCAGGTGGCCCGGGCAGGTTATCCGCTGGGATTCATCATAGCACCGATCATCTGGTATGACGGCTGGCAAGAAGGCTATGCCGAGCTGCTGGCCAAGCTTGCGCAGGCCCTTCCCCCCGAGGCAGATAAAGACCTGACCTTCGAAATGATTCAGCACCGTTTTACCAAGACGGCCAAAGCCATTATAGAGAAGCGCTACCCGAAGACCAAGCTTGAGATGGACATCGAGAAACGCAAAAAGAAATGGGGCCGATGGGGGCAAAATAAATTCGTCTATCAGGACGAGCAGCAAAACGCCCTGCGTGAATTTATCACAGAGCGCATTTTTGAGTATTTTCCGGCAGGCCGGATCGATTATTTTACCTGA
- a CDS encoding family 10 glycosylhydrolase translates to MKLKKGFIGMLLLLLLVPLLSSGAARAASAVITLELDGMTLASDVPPYITAKYVTMVPLGVISKGLGAQVQWNQSVKTVTIAKDDNELKLTSGKKTALVNGASVSLDNAVVIRQGRIMVPIRFVAEQLGLQVVWNHAAKQISLYTGAEPPQVRDPVNPTVPTIPVPVVPTIPAPTVPSVPAIPGTGGKAMKGAWISTIFNLDWPSASSYGKIDQQKKDFGSLLDKLKAIGFNAVFVQVRPSGDSLYPSSIVPWSKVLTGTQGKDPGYDPLQFMVDAAHDRGMQFHAWFNPFRATTDSGTAALAANHVAKLHPDWIVKADNKLYINPGIPEARQSIIDTVLEVVRGYDIDGVHLDDYFYPSSAFDDDSAFQTYNPKAIVSKADWRRENINDFVRELGNQIHAIKPAVSYGISPFGVWRNISKDATGSDTSAGVSAYDDMYADVRTWIRQGWIDYVAPQIYWSLSFDKARYDKLVDWWVNEVRNTGVKLYIGQAAYKVGVDKSPEWQSGEQIINQLKYNEKYEAVQGSILFRASDIVVRNPADLSSLLTFYFKS, encoded by the coding sequence ATGAAACTGAAAAAAGGGTTCATCGGGATGCTATTGCTGCTGCTACTCGTGCCACTGCTGTCTTCGGGCGCCGCCCGGGCGGCTTCGGCTGTCATCACACTGGAGCTTGACGGAATGACGCTGGCCAGCGATGTGCCGCCTTATATTACGGCCAAATATGTCACCATGGTTCCGCTCGGGGTGATCAGCAAGGGGCTTGGCGCGCAGGTGCAGTGGAATCAAAGCGTCAAGACTGTTACGATCGCCAAAGACGACAATGAACTAAAGCTCACGAGCGGCAAAAAAACGGCTTTGGTCAACGGCGCTTCCGTCTCACTGGACAACGCGGTCGTCATCCGTCAGGGCCGGATTATGGTGCCGATCCGGTTCGTGGCGGAGCAGCTTGGGCTTCAGGTCGTCTGGAATCACGCGGCGAAGCAAATTTCGCTGTATACGGGAGCGGAGCCTCCGCAGGTGAGAGATCCGGTGAATCCGACGGTACCCACTATACCGGTACCTGTGGTTCCAACCATACCGGCGCCGACTGTGCCGTCGGTTCCGGCCATTCCGGGCACCGGGGGTAAGGCGATGAAAGGGGCATGGATCTCCACCATTTTTAACCTGGATTGGCCTTCGGCGTCTTCATACGGGAAGATCGACCAGCAGAAAAAAGATTTCGGCAGCTTGCTCGACAAGCTGAAGGCGATCGGCTTCAACGCCGTATTCGTGCAGGTGCGTCCAAGCGGAGACAGCCTGTATCCGTCCTCGATTGTTCCCTGGTCGAAGGTGCTGACCGGCACCCAGGGAAAGGACCCGGGATATGACCCGCTTCAGTTCATGGTGGACGCGGCGCATGATCGCGGCATGCAGTTCCATGCCTGGTTCAATCCGTTCCGGGCGACGACGGATTCCGGGACAGCAGCGCTTGCGGCCAATCATGTTGCGAAATTGCATCCGGATTGGATCGTCAAGGCGGACAATAAGCTGTACATCAATCCGGGAATTCCCGAGGCCAGACAGAGCATTATCGACACGGTGCTGGAAGTCGTGAGAGGGTACGACATCGACGGTGTTCATCTCGACGATTACTTTTACCCGTCTTCCGCTTTTGACGATGACAGCGCGTTTCAGACGTATAATCCCAAAGCCATCGTCAGCAAAGCTGACTGGCGGCGGGAGAACATCAACGACTTCGTTCGCGAGCTGGGGAATCAGATCCATGCCATTAAGCCCGCGGTTTCGTACGGAATTAGCCCGTTTGGCGTCTGGCGCAATATAAGTAAGGATGCTACAGGCTCAGATACTTCGGCCGGAGTGTCTGCTTACGACGACATGTACGCCGATGTGCGGACCTGGATCCGGCAGGGCTGGATCGACTATGTCGCCCCGCAAATCTATTGGAGCCTGTCCTTTGACAAGGCGAGATACGATAAGCTGGTGGACTGGTGGGTGAATGAGGTGCGGAATACGGGTGTGAAGCTGTATATCGGCCAGGCGGCATATAAGGTGGGTGTAGACAAGAGCCCGGAATGGCAGAGCGGCGAGCAAATCATCAATCAATTAAAATATAATGAGAAATACGAAGCCGTGCAGGGAAGCATTCTCTTCCGGGCGAGCGACATCGTCGTACGGAATCCGGCTGATTTGAGCAGCCTGCTGACGTTTTATTTTAAATCGTAA
- a CDS encoding metal ABC transporter substrate-binding protein produces the protein MLGKGMKGFILPLILIAVLLSGCGPKSSGTIVEDKVNVVTTFYPIYEFAKEIGGEDVNAINLLPVGVEPHDWTPRSQDIVNTSKAQLFLYNGAGLEGWVPNFLKGLESDSKVQAVEVSKGIDYIMTNEEDDHDHGGESGEEASGDSLHTDPHTWVSPKSALIMAENIKNSLVQADPAHKDGYEERFGKLAERLKALDAKFESELAKVPNKEIVVSHQAFAYLCRDYGLTQHAIMGLSPDAEPRGQDLVKLAELVKQDGIRYIFFEELVSDKLAKTLASEAGVSTLVLNPVEGLTEQQEKNNDNYFTLMEKNLQNLILALK, from the coding sequence ATGCTAGGAAAAGGAATGAAAGGATTTATTCTTCCGCTTATACTGATTGCGGTTCTGCTGTCCGGGTGCGGCCCGAAGAGCAGCGGAACGATTGTGGAGGACAAGGTGAATGTGGTAACCACATTTTATCCGATCTATGAGTTTGCGAAGGAAATCGGCGGAGAAGACGTTAATGCTATCAATTTGCTGCCGGTGGGTGTGGAGCCGCATGATTGGACACCGCGCAGTCAAGATATTGTGAACACTTCGAAAGCGCAGCTATTTCTCTATAACGGTGCGGGGCTGGAAGGCTGGGTGCCGAATTTTCTGAAGGGCCTCGAAAGCGACAGCAAGGTGCAGGCGGTCGAAGTAAGCAAAGGCATCGATTATATTATGACAAATGAAGAAGACGATCACGATCATGGCGGGGAGAGCGGCGAAGAAGCTTCCGGTGACTCACTCCATACCGATCCGCACACTTGGGTGAGTCCGAAGTCCGCTCTAATTATGGCTGAAAATATTAAAAACAGTCTGGTGCAGGCTGATCCCGCTCATAAGGATGGCTATGAAGAGCGTTTCGGCAAATTAGCGGAGCGTCTGAAGGCACTGGATGCGAAGTTCGAAAGCGAGCTGGCCAAGGTTCCGAATAAAGAAATCGTTGTTTCTCATCAGGCTTTTGCCTATCTGTGCCGAGACTACGGACTTACTCAGCACGCAATTATGGGGTTATCCCCGGACGCCGAGCCGCGCGGACAGGATTTGGTGAAGCTGGCGGAATTGGTGAAACAAGACGGTATCCGATATATTTTTTTCGAGGAGCTGGTTTCGGATAAATTGGCCAAGACGCTGGCCTCCGAGGCAGGGGTGTCAACGCTGGTGCTAAATCCGGTGGAGGGACTCACAGAACAGCAGGAGAAAAACAATGATAATTACTTCACTCTAATGGAGAAAAATTTGCAAAATCTGATTCTGGCTTTAAAATAA
- a CDS encoding metal ABC transporter ATP-binding protein, whose product MQPVSLDCHQHMINIQNLSFSYGEQKVISDLNFTVRERDFVGIIGSNGAGKTTLLKMIVGLLPATKGEIRLFGEPVKKFKDWERIGYVPQKNAFNPLFPATVREVVMSGLYNNKNVCRRISRAQQCKCDDALEVMRIQGIQDKRVGMLSGGQQQRVFLARALINHPDLLILDEPTVGIDTETQAAFFELITHMHAHHHMTFLMVSHDIDMIQNYLGKDPVQRNGKINFYSHHSHELQNCAAEDLQHTLT is encoded by the coding sequence ATGCAACCGGTATCCCTGGACTGCCACCAGCATATGATCAATATACAAAACCTCTCGTTCTCCTACGGGGAACAGAAGGTCATTTCCGATTTGAATTTTACCGTGAGAGAACGCGATTTTGTCGGTATTATCGGATCGAACGGAGCCGGCAAAACGACGCTGCTTAAAATGATCGTTGGCCTGCTTCCCGCGACCAAAGGAGAAATCCGTCTGTTCGGAGAACCGGTGAAGAAGTTTAAAGATTGGGAACGAATCGGGTACGTGCCGCAAAAAAATGCGTTCAACCCTCTGTTTCCAGCCACGGTGCGGGAAGTGGTCATGTCCGGTCTTTATAACAATAAAAATGTCTGCCGCCGCATTTCCCGCGCCCAGCAGTGCAAATGTGATGACGCGCTTGAGGTAATGCGCATACAGGGCATTCAGGACAAGAGGGTCGGCATGTTATCCGGCGGCCAGCAGCAGCGCGTATTTCTGGCGCGGGCGCTGATTAACCATCCGGACCTGCTCATACTGGACGAACCTACGGTCGGGATCGATACGGAGACACAGGCGGCGTTCTTCGAGCTGATTACGCATATGCATGCCCATCATCATATGACATTCCTGATGGTGTCGCATGACATCGATATGATCCAGAACTATCTTGGTAAAGACCCGGTTCAGCGAAACGGAAAAATTAATTTTTATTCCCATCATTCGCACGAGCTTCAGAACTGCGCCGCCGAAGACCTGCAGCATACGCTCACATAA